The genomic DNA GGAGCCAGCCTTTAAGAAACTGGAGCCAAACTATTTCTCAACTTGCTTTATTTTTCGAGGGCAGGCTAATATTGGATATCACTGTGTGACGGAGTTTCAGACTTGACACAGTTTAATGAATTTATCCACTACTTCTCCGTTTTGAGGATTTCGCAACGGCCTCAACTTGGTATAAGTTTACACTACCGCATATTTAGAGGCACTATACGCACCCACAAAAGGTGTTGCTACCCTTCCCATGGATGATCCTATGTTTAATATGCGGCTATGCGCATCATGTAGCAATGGTAACATTGCCTGAGTTATAGCTAAAACTCCGGTAACATTAATATCTATTTGTTTTTTAAATAGATCAATGTCTAGGCACTCAAGTGGGCCGGCAACTACATATTCCATTTTAGAGTAGTTCGTTGCCTGAAATTCAATATGTAAAATGGACTTAGAACCATCCTCAAACTCCACCAGTAAAATAAAATCAGCCTCACGCTCATTCGTTATCTGAAGTTTAGTTTCTATGGCCGTAGATTTAACTATTTTTAACCCTATAACTTCTGTAATTAGGGTATCTACTACATCATTCAGGATTTCCTTTATAACCTTGTCATAGCGTTTAGGCATTTGATGTTATTATAACATTTGGGTAATTAATGCATTAAAATAAATATGGGCTAATTTGTTAAATTATCCACTCGCTCCGGCTCCGTTGCGGAATACATTCACAACCCTAATCATTATTTACACTAACCCAAATAATACAAGTAACTCTTTCAGTTTTTTGGTATCAACAGGTTTCGCAAGATAATCATTGCATCCACCCCGATAGTAAGCATCAAGAACAGTTACATGAGAATCCAAAGCTGTAATCATAATAACTTTAGCTTCATCAGATACTGTGATCCCCATGAACTTTTCTTTTTTACGGATTTCTTTCAATACCTCCAAACCATCCTTTTCGGGCATCATAATGTCAAGACAAACAAGATCATATGGTTGACCCTCATCAAAAGCAAGTGAGAAAGCCTCAACCGCCTCTGATCCATTTATAGTAATGTCCACATCCCCGTAGGAAGACAAAAAATCCTGAAGTAATGTGCGGCTTACAAAATCATCTTCTGCTATCAGTATCCTCATATATTAGTCTCCTACGTCTTAAATTGTTAACTAAAATGAATCGTTTCCTATAACCACTCATTTTTTGAGGAAACACTACTACCCATATCAAAGTTAATCTTATTATATCAAATAAACTTGCATTAAATCAAAACAGCTCAACATTATCGCAAGGTTCGACATCTTTCTTCTATAATGTGCTGACTGCTACTTTGTATATTACAAGAATGTTATCTTTTGGTTAATATTTGAAAAGTATGTCTATATCGCCTTTGTTTTTTGAGGTGCCTCAAATCTCTTATGATAGCCAAATCTGTGGTTTTGTAATTACACATTTTTACTAAACAGATTTTAAACTGATATTGCACAATAAATGTGCTTAACTAAACGTAGGTTAGCCAGTGCCCGTATTTGCTCAATTTTCCTTTTACTGTGTCAAAATAAATAGATTGTAGCTTGCTTGTAACAGCACCAGGACTACCTGAACCAATTTTACGGTTATCCACCTCACGGATAGGCGTTATCTCAGCAGCAGTGCCTGTAAAAAACGCTTCATTTGCTATGTACAACTCATCTCTGGTAAATCTGGTCTCTACGATTTCTATGTTTTCATCCCGCGCCATTGTCATAATTGTATCCCTGGTAATTCCCTCTAAAATGGAGGTAAGCGGGGTTGTTTTAATTAAGCCGTTTCTTATCACAAAAATGTTCTCTCCCGATCCCTCTGATACATATCCCTCGGTATCTAAAAGCAACGCTTCCTCGTAACCCATTGAAATTGCCTCTTTTTTGGCAATCTGACTGTTTACATAATAACCACTAACCTTGGCTCTCGTCAAGTTGGAGTTAACATGGCTTCTTAAGTATGAGGATATTTTTACAGAAATTCCTTTTGTTAAACCATCCTCACCAAGATACTTTCCCCACGGCCAGGCAGCTATCGCAACATTTATCGGATTACCTTTGGGATACAGCCCCATTAAGCCATAGCCGATATAAACCAATGGCCGGATGTAGCACTCATCCAGTTTGTTTACTTTCACTACATCAATTATTGCCTGTTCAATCACCTCCGGACTATATGGAATCTCTATCTGACAAATATGCGAGGAATCATACAGACGCTGAACATGCTCCTTTAATCTGAATATGGCTGGCCCACTGTCTGTTTTATAACACCTGATTCCCTCAAAGACCCCAAGGCCGTAGTGCAGGGTATGGGTCAGTATGTGCACATTAGCATCGTCCCAGTTAACGAACTTGCCATCCATCCATATTTTATCTGTTTTGCTAATCATAGCAGTATTTATACCAGCTATTTACATAATTTGTCAAGTCGGATTTTTACTAAAAAATAAAAAAAGGGGGGTTTTAGTACGCCCCCCCCTTTTTTCAAGAACTTGTTGTTAAGGCAAACTTATTTTTCTATTTTCCTTATATTAGCGTTTAGATGGCATTTATTACAGAAATTATCCGGCTCCGCGTGACAACCAAGACATTCATCAAGCTTCGCCTTTCCCGTAATGATATAGCTGTCGTGTTTATAACGCCATTCATTTAGCGGCATATGGTAGTCAGGCGCTGGAATGTCTTTATTTACCTCAAGACCTAACACCTCTTTGTATGGCTTATCAGCAGGTATCTTAGGACTACCAACATATGCGTGGCACTTATTACAGAATTTATCCGGCTCTGTGTGACAAGGGAAACAGGCATTTGCTGGAATCTGTCCAGATTTAAGCAAAATCATGTGTACTCTTCTTACATTGGAGGTTGGGACATGGTACCACGGCAAAAGATCAACATTTGTTGGCACCGTAAGGGCATACTCACCAGTACCATTAGCTGCAGGCGGCTCCTGTCTGTTGCAGGCGGAAACCGCAAACAACGCCACCAGCATGATAAAAAATAAGATTATTTTTATTGAGCTTTTCATCTATATGCCCTCCTTCGCTCCAAGCACTATGGCCCGTCCCACAAGTTGGTGGATTCCACCTACCTCCTCCATGGGAATCCCGTAGGTGGGAAACATTTTACTCAATTGTGCCTTACATATTGCACATATAAGGGCTAAAAAGTTTACTCCCTTTTCGCGCTTAGCATACGAATACGCTTGCATACGAGGAATTGCGCCTTTTACTCTGGTTGCTATCATATCATCGCCTAAAAGCCCCTGGCCAGCGCCGCAACAGAACGTCCTTTCCTTAATAGTATTGTCCGGCATATCTTCATAGCGGTTACACACACCGCGTATAACCCCTCTTGGGATTTCAAATTGCCCGTACTTTGTTCCCCCCATCTCAAGCCCTCTGGCAACCTGACATGAGTCGTGCATTGTTACAACAAATTCATCATTTGCCGTCTTGTCTATTTTCAAAGCCCCACGTTTAAGCAAATCAAGGGTAAACTCACATATGTGCTGAGGACGGGGGAATCTGGAATCAAGCCAGTCAAACGGGCCAAACATGGTGTTGCTGTAGGAGGAGAGCACTCTCCACATGTGGCCACACTCACCGCCAATTACACGCTTTACTTTCAACTGGCGGGCAGCCTCCCATATACGTTTATTAATCTTTTTCATATGCCCGTAGTTATGTATAAACAGGCCAAAGTTGCCTCCCTCAGAGGCGTGTGTGCTCATAGTCCAGCTTATACCTGCCTGATGAAACACTTTGGCATAACCATAGAGCGACTCAATGTGAGGAGATGCAAAGAAATCAGCACTTGGAGTAACAAACAATACGTCTGCCCCCTCCTCATCTATAGGAACCCTTATGTCTGGAATTTCCGTTGTCTCCTGCAACTCATCCTGCACAAACTCAAGTGCATTTATAATTGCATTTTTCTGCATACCAAGGTTGTTTCCAATGTTTTGGGCCTTGTCAATAATCTCATGGACATACTTTTGAACAAGCCCAACACTATTTAGTATCTCTCTTGCCGCCATAGTGATTTCAGCAGTGTCAATGCCATAAGGACAAAACACAGAACAGCGCCTGCACTCAGAACACTGATAAAAATACGTGTACCACATCGCAAGGAGCTCTTCACTTAAATCAGAGCCATTTACATACTTGCTCCCTAACAGCTTTCCTTGCCATGTAAAATATCTGCGATACACCTTTCTCATAAGCTCAGCACGTGCCACAGGCATGTTGTTGGGGTCTGCCGTTCCTATGAAGTAGTGGCATTTGTCCGTACAGGCCCCGCAGCGCACGCATATATTCAAAAAGAGCTTAACTGAGCGGTACTTTTTCAAAATCTCGTCCATCTTTTTAAGAAACACTTCTTTCCAGTTTGGTACTAGGCCGCCAACCGGATATCCCAACCGCTCAAGCGGTTCAAGCGCTGTTAAAAGCTGGGGTTTAACGTCTATAAAAGAATTTGGCTTTATCTTAGGGATTTTTATTTCACCTGTTAACTCTACAGGCTTTGCCTTTATCTTGACATATTTAATCAGCTCCTGAACACGTGTATTGGCGTCATTTGAATCTCCCTGAGCACTATCGTCGGTAGTTTTATCATTAGCCATTATTATGTTTAGCCTCCTTTAAGAATTATCCCAGGGATTGACGTGTCTGACGTCTCTTGGGTTGTTTACCATGTTCCTTGTCGGGCTGAAGAAATACCCTGCAGAGTGCATCAACTTACTAAACGGAAAGTACATGAGTAAAAAGCAAACGAGGCTCAGGTGACACATAAAAACTACATTACCTGGCGCCACAGCAGGATGCATACCCAGCATGTGAAGAGGAGCCCTTATATCAAAAAGCTCCAGAACAAATCTGTTAACAGCAATAATGTCAGGCCTATACACCTCGGAGCGCATAAGCATTCCGGTAAACACAATACCTATTATCACAAGGAGCACTAAGTAATCGGCAAAAGAAGTTACATAAGCCGTCCTCTCATCCAAAACCCTCCTGATAACAAGCAGTATTAGTGACACTAAGAGCACACCAGCAAGTAACATGGCAGCGCCTCCAAGTGCCGTTATCAGCTCCGGTACCGGATGTATAAAATACCTTAAATGCCGAACAATCATCAGTAAAAAAGTGAAATGGAAAATCCATCCGGTTATAAACAGAAACGTTGTTCCCTTAGACAGACTTCTAAAGAATAACACGTCCCCTGCCATCCTCATAATCACGCCTGAAAGGTTGGTTGACTGCGGTGTTTGAGGTATTTTCAGAGGTTGCGGCGTCTTATAGTATTCACAGTAGACCTTATAAATGAACCCTAAGGCGAATACGGCACAGCCAACATACACGATTGCATTCATGTACATATTCACTATAAAAGTTATGCCCGTCATCGCACGATCCTTATTACAATAGATTTTTACTCTAACGGAAAGCGCCTGATAGAAACTACCAGGCGCTCCTTTGCTCTGCCACAGTGCTAAAACACGCCCTGTTGTTTTTTTTATACGCAGCCGGTAGGCTTAGGAAGACCGGCATAACGGCACGCCTGCTTAGCCGGACCATCCGGGAACAACTGATAAAGGTACTTGGTGTTGCCCTTGTCAGCCCCCATCGTCTTTTTGATCTCCTTGACCAATATCTTTATCATAGGAGCTATCTGATACTGCTGATAGTACGACCTTAGAAAATTGATTACCTCCCAGTGTGCTTCTGTCAATTCAAGACTGTCCTCGCTAGCCAACATCTTTGCTAAAGCCTCAGACCAATCATTTAGATTTGTCAGATACCCGTCCTCGTCAAGCTCTATGCTCTTACCCTCACAACTAATTGAACGCATACAAAACCTCCTGCCTTTTTTAAATTAAATTCATGGGAAACTCCCTGTTATTCCCGGTTTCAATCTGCCCGGTACGACAGCCCCTTAAACCTTAATACACCATAGAGGGCATCGTCAAATAAAAATAATTGATATGTTTATCAACTTTTTTTATCGCTTGCAAATTCATCTACTTTCACCATATAAAACCACCTTAATCCTTCAACTTTATAAACAACATATTACCATTTTTTTCATACGGTCCTCTGCCTTGAGTCTTTAAAGACAGTGTATGTGTTTTTGGAACATAATTTAAATAAGCGCACATGTAGTCAACATCCTCAGTCAGGGAAAGGGCTAAATCCCAATCCTCTTTGCACACATACGCAAGGGCATCCATAAAGGCATTACCCATATCTTTTTTGGTGGGGTCATGCACATAAACAGCCCCACAACTGCACTGCCCACCGGTAAAAAACCCCAGCATAGTAGGCACCTCAGCGGGGCTTTCAAAAAGCTGCTTACAAAAAGGACACCTCGGCTCAGTAAGAACACTTTTATCCTCTCTTATCTTATTACCGTAGCGTGCCATTTCTTATACCAATGACTCCATACCTTTCAGTCTTTCCATATACTCTGTCCAGTCAACCGTTAACTGAGAATTCTTCTTAGTATTGCAATTTTTACAGGCAGGCACAATGTTTTCACGTGCTGACATTCCACCTTTTGACAGTGGTATCAGGTGATCCATGGTGAGCTCACTTGCCGGAAATTTAAGACCACAGTAGTAGCAGACTCCATCAGTCAGTTTCCGGAGCCACCACCGTGTTTTTCTTAACCTCCTGGCTTTCTCTTTCTCACGCCTTGCAAAATCCTCATGAGAAAGCATCAACCTCCTCACGATACAATACCCCCTCGCCTGGCACTTTCCTCTTCAAAAAACTTTCTATACATGATGTCCCATTCTTGTGTGCCCTCAGTAAGCCCTTTTTTTAGTGACTTAACTTTTTTCCTTACCACCTCGTCAACATCCTGCCACACACTCAGGTGTGTTGTTATTACGTTTTTGACCGCCTTTCTGATTGCCGGTTCTTCTGCAATTAGTTTTACCAGTTTTTTACTTTTTAGTCCTGTTACAATTATGTGCGACAGGTGAGAAACTTTATCATCGGAGAGCATCATATTATGATGTTTCTTTCCCTTATTAACCTATGCTTAGTCATATCGAAGAGTTTTTTATAGTCCATACGGCCCTTTTCAATCTCTGGCTCATAGGACTTTAACAGCTCTCTGACCTCCTCGTTAATTCTGTCTTCTGCCATGAGCTCATCCATCATAACATCCCTAACCTCGCGCACCAGCTCCTCTTTAGCGACATTAGCAACTACCAGCCCATCAGCAACTAACCTGCTGACTATATCCGCTGCCACACTTCCTACCCATGCTTTTTGTACTCTCACACTATTTTTCCATAAAAGAAAGCATGGCTATATTTCTGGCACGCTTTACAGCAGTCGTGAGCTCTCTCTGATGCCCGGCACACGTGCCAGTCATTCTGCTGGGAAGGATCTTGCCCCGCTCTGTCACATACGACCTGAGTGTCCGCATATCTTTGTAATCTATAAACGGTGTCTTTTCCGCACAGAACCTACAAAACTTCTTTCTCGCAAACCTCTTAAACTTTGCCTGGTCTGCGCTTCTGCTCTTTTGAATCATCTCTTTACGCTCCTCATAGCTGTTTTTCCCATATCTCTCTTTATTTAAAATGGTTCAAGGTCTGTCATTTCATCAGGCGCTGTAAAACCATCCTGACCTCCTCTTGAGGGCTCTCCACTTCTTTTTGGTAAAAACCTTACATCCTGGGATACCACCTCAAACTTACTCCTTTTTTGACCCTCAGACTCCCATCGCCGCTCCCTAAGCCGGCCATCCACTATCACTGGACTGCCTTTGCTTAGGTACTGGCCACAGGTCTCCGCCTGCCTTCCAAACACTGTTATATCAATAAATAATGTCTCGTCTTTAGACTCATCACCCTGCTTTGTTTTTGAATTTACCGCAAGGCCAAAACTTGCCACAGCCAACCCCTGGCCTGTGTACCGTAACTCTGGATCCTTGGTAAGGCGTCCTGCTAATATTATTTTATTAAACATTGCCAGTTATTGTGTTTTTGGCTCAGTCTCTGCTGGAGCCTCTTCTTTAGGCTGCTTACTTTTTAACGTTTCCTCAAGGGCTTGAATTTCTTTCTTTTCCAGCTTGATCACCATAAACTTAAACACAGCATCATAGACCTTATAGAAACTTTCAAGAGCCTTGACTGCAGCAGGCGGAGATTTAAACGCAATAAAGATGTAAAACCCCTTGTCCCTTTTGTTTATCGCATATGCAAGCTTCTTTCTGCCCCAGCGCTCCTTTTTCAGCACCTCTCCATTTGATTTCTCAATGACATCTAAAATTTTTTTCTCTGCCGCCTCTATCGCTGCATCATCGAGCGCCGCATCCAGTATTGCAATATTTTCATAGTAATTCATTAACTAACCCCCGCCTTTATTTTAAACTTTTCCAATACATCCTGTGTTTTGTAACATAATTTATTAATAAAAATCAATATGGGTCTATAGCCTTAAACTTTTCATGTTGTCATCTGAAAGTGTTTTGCCTTTGTTCGCAGAGTGTTTCTGTTTATACCGAGTATTCTTGAAGCTTTCAACTGATTACCGGACGTTTCTTTGAGAGCTATGCTTATAAGCGCCTTTTCCACCTCATCCACTATAGCGCTGTAGAGATTACCGGAACTTATCTCTGTTACATCATGTAGATAATTAACAATTTTTTTCTCTAGAAATTCCGAGATAGAATACCGTGAAGTGTCGTAATACATCAGGTCTTTGTACTGAATCTCAACGTCTTTGGTCAAAATTGCCGCCCGCTTTATTGTTTCCTTTAACTCTTTGACATTGTCCGGCCAGTAGTGTTTCATAAAATAATCTATAGCAGTATCGCTAAATTTTTTTTCCCTGAGGGAGTAACGCCTCACGTACTTTGTTAAAAAATACTCCGCTAAAGGGAGAATATCGCCTTTTCTTTCCCTCAGTGGTGGAATTCTGACTTCAGCAGCAGCAAACACATCCCTAAGTTCTTTTAAAAAAAGCCCTCTCCTGACAAGCTCCGTCAGATTTTGTTTTGTTGATGTTATCACTCTGGCATCGGAGGTAAGCTCTTCATTTGCACCAAAGAGACTGTATCTTTTTGTTTTTATGAAATTAAGAAGTCTCTCCTGAAGTGATTGCGTCAGAGCGGTTATTTCAGATATATACACTGTGCCGTTTGTTGACAGAGCCAGGGACCCGTACCCATAGTAATTGTGGCCATCATATATCCCCTTTTTCCAACCGAATATCTCCTGCCCCTGCAGCTCTTCAGACATGGAATTGGTGTTTACCACCAAAAACGGCCCGGCTTTTCTTTTACCGGATAAGTGTATTAACCGTGCAAGATTTCGTTTGCCAGCACCGGTCTCGCCAAGAATCAAAGCGGGATTTTCGCTGTCTGAAAGGCGTTCTGCGTCTTTCAACGCTTTAAGAAACCTGCTGGTGCTGCCTATAACCTCACTACCTTCAGGCAAAGAGGCAACCTTAAGTCTCTCTATCTCCTCCCTTAGTGCCGCCCCCTCCCAAGCCCTCTCTACAGCTGCCTGTAACTCCTCAGGGTAAAGAGGTTTTTTCATACAAAGAAAAGCGCCCATAGCCAAAGCACTCAGTGCATCACTGTGCTCTTTATCCTCATAGAGCACTATCATCTGTGCTGCAGGGGCCGCTGTCTTTACCTTGAGTAAAGTTTCAACGCCCGAACCGTTTAAGCAGGAAAAGTCTATAAGTGCTAACCGCAAGTCCCCTGTCAACAGTAAAGCAAGCTCAACAGCGTCCGAAACCTGATAAAACCCACAACCACTCATACCCGCCACATTTTCAACAGCTCTCAGTACTCCGTCATCTTTGCCGACAAATAATATATCCCCTCTAACGCTCATACCCTCCGAGTGTTCACTGTGTAAGCTTACCGTGCTTGCTAAAAGCTCAAACCCGTTGTGTTATCAGCCCAGTACTGATCTGCAGTAAAATATGGATTACCATAATCATCTGTAGGCACATTATAAGGCATGTTTTTATAAAGCGCTTGCGTGTTGAATGTGTATCCGGCTTCACAAATTAAACCCTCCAGATTTCTCTTTGGGTTAGTTGTGCCTAAAAAACAAGTCATAGGGATGTTTTTACAGTTCAGGTGGCTTGGCCTCAAAGCATTTGAGTCCTGTTGTATTGTCGAATAAAAGGTGAGTTTACCTCCATAGACCTCAGATGTACCTACGTTTGACGAAATATCTGTAAAGGCAGAGGTTGACGTACCAACATACATCGTTTGTCCGCTAAAGGTAAACATTAAAGTACGTTTGTAATTAAACAAATTATTCGCCTCGATAGAACTGAAGGTTCTGCTAATCGTACTTTGTTCTGCTGACATAACAATAAAACTCAATGAGGTAATGTTGTCAGCGCCTATACCGTTGTTTGTTGTAACACAGTACACAGGAGTATTTGTATTGGTATGGAGATAGGGGATATAATACGTTACGTAAGTGCCAGAGCCTGACTCTACTGTTGGGATATACGCAAGAAACAACACAGCAATAAAAAAAAACAAACAACTGAGTTTTCTACACATGTAAGTATTCCTCCTTATTTTTAAAAAATCATTTCCGGTTCATAAAAACTATCAAATACAGAGATTCTCTCCAAAGCAGGCAAAAAACCCACTTGCCGACATTATAGCTTTAAAAGCGCTGGCTTGTCAATACAAAGTGCAAAGTAAATTCGGGTTAAAACATTTTAGAAACATGACGAAATTGCCCTCATAAGGTCATCCTGAATAATCGGTTTTATGAACACTGCGTTAACAGCATCTGATGTATGTTGTTCGTCATTGTATGCCGTTGTAACTATGATTGGAACATTTGAGGAGTGCTCTCTTATTTTCTCAATCATTTCATGTCCGTTCATAAGTGGCATCTCTATATCCGTTATGACAACATCAGGATTTTCTTTTAAAAATATCTCAAGTCCTGCTTTGCCGTTTTCTGCTACGTAAAGTGTTTTTACCCTCCTTCTTATAAACTTACCAAGAGATTCTCTTGTTATATCCTCATCCTCTACATAAAGCACCGTCAGCGCTTTCAACCTCTCTAAAATATCCGTCATCGTTTTTTTCCCAAGCCCTGTTCCTGAATTGTTTTATCTGTCACTTAAAACTTTCCTTCTCTGATGGAAAAACACCGCCTCTAACCTCATCCCGATACGTGCAGAGTGCTTTAAGCGCCTCTTCTTTCAGGTTTGCATACCGTTTGGCAAATTTGGGCATAAAACGCTCAAACAGACCTATCACATCGTGCAGAACCAGAATCTGCCCGTCGCAATGGGCTCCGGCACCAATTCCTATCGTTGGAATTGACAGCTTTTCAGTTATTTCCTTAGCAAGTCCTGTGGGAACAGCCTCTATGACAATACTAAAGGCACCGGCATCCTCAAGCATAAGCGCATCCTCAAGGAGCCGTACCCTTGCCTCATCTGTTTTCCCCTGAACTTTAAACCCGCCAATTCTGTAAACTGCCTGCGGTGTCAGCCCTATGTGAGCCATTACAGGAATTTCAGCGGCTATCATTGCTTTTATCTGAGGAAGGATCTCACGTCCGCCTTCGGTTTTAACTGCCTGAGCGCCACCCTCTTTTATGAATCTTCCCGCGTTTCTGACAGCATCCCCTACCGACACCTGATATGACAAATATGGCATATCCCCTATGACAAGAGCGTTTGTAACAGCACGGGAGACAATCCGCGTGTGATAGATCATCTCATCCATAGTCACAGGCAGTGTGTTTTCAAGACCCTGCACAACCATAGACAGAGAATCACCAACCAAAATCCCCTCAAATCCAACCTCATCCACAATGCGCCCAAACGCATAGTCATAGGCTGTCATCAGTGCTAGCTTCTGTCCCTTTACCTTTCTGTCAAGAAAATCATTTATAGTTATTCTTGCCACAACATGCTCATAATAATAATTTCCCTCATAAAATAATTTAAAGAAGTCCCGCTCTTTCTAAAATTGTTGGTACCTTATCCTCCATACCTATAGCCATGATATGAACCCCGTCACAGATTTTTTCGTCTTTTAACTGTCTGATGTGGCGAGCCGTTATGTTAAGCCCTGTATCAAGTGCTTTTTCCTTTCCGGCAGCCTTCATTTCATCTATCAAGTCCTGGGGTACTTTAATGCCTGGAACAAAATTGTTCAAGAAATTCGCCATTCCGGCACTTTTTAACACAACCAGCCCGGCCATAACTTTCACTGGAAACTGACGTGCAAACGCCATAAATTCCTTAAATTTGTCTATGTTGTAGATGGCCTGAGTTTGAAAAAAATTAGCTCCCGCTTTGACCTTCTTTTCAAACTTCATCAACTGCGGTTCTAACGGGTTGGACTCAGGGGTTACCACAGCGCCCTGGAAAAATGAAGTAGCTCCCTTTAGGTCGTTACCCGACATGTCTTTTCCGTTATTGAGGGCATTTACCACCTGAAGCAACTGCACGCTCTCTATGTCATAAACCGGACGGGCACTTTTATGGTCTCCTGCACTGACATGGTCGCCTGTCATACAAAGCACATTGCGTATCCCAAGCACACTTGCTCCCAAAAGATCCGACTGTAGTGCTATACGGTTTCTGTCACGGCAGGTCATCTGCAAAATTGGCTCAAGACCGTGTTCAAGCACCAGCTTGCAAACCGCCAGAGAACAGATACGCATAACTGCCGATTGGTTATCGGTTACGTTTACAGCATCCAGCTTAC from Nitrospirota bacterium includes the following:
- the panB gene encoding 3-methyl-2-oxobutanoate hydroxymethyltransferase — protein: MARITINDFLDRKVKGQKLALMTAYDYAFGRIVDEVGFEGILVGDSLSMVVQGLENTLPVTMDEMIYHTRIVSRAVTNALVIGDMPYLSYQVSVGDAVRNAGRFIKEGGAQAVKTEGGREILPQIKAMIAAEIPVMAHIGLTPQAVYRIGGFKVQGKTDEARVRLLEDALMLEDAGAFSIVIEAVPTGLAKEITEKLSIPTIGIGAGAHCDGQILVLHDVIGLFERFMPKFAKRYANLKEEALKALCTYRDEVRGGVFPSEKESFK
- a CDS encoding sigma-54-dependent Fis family transcriptional regulator — encoded protein: MSVRGDILFVGKDDGVLRAVENVAGMSGCGFYQVSDAVELALLLTGDLRLALIDFSCLNGSGVETLLKVKTAAPAAQMIVLYEDKEHSDALSALAMGAFLCMKKPLYPEELQAAVERAWEGAALREEIERLKVASLPEGSEVIGSTSRFLKALKDAERLSDSENPALILGETGAGKRNLARLIHLSGKRKAGPFLVVNTNSMSEELQGQEIFGWKKGIYDGHNYYGYGSLALSTNGTVYISEITALTQSLQERLLNFIKTKRYSLFGANEELTSDARVITSTKQNLTELVRRGLFLKELRDVFAAAEVRIPPLRERKGDILPLAEYFLTKYVRRYSLREKKFSDTAIDYFMKHYWPDNVKELKETIKRAAILTKDVEIQYKDLMYYDTSRYSISEFLEKKIVNYLHDVTEISSGNLYSAIVDEVEKALISIALKETSGNQLKASRILGINRNTLRTKAKHFQMTT
- a CDS encoding response regulator, with the protein product MTDILERLKALTVLYVEDEDITRESLGKFIRRRVKTLYVAENGKAGLEIFLKENPDVVITDIEMPLMNGHEMIEKIREHSSNVPIIVTTAYNDEQHTSDAVNAVFIKPIIQDDLMRAISSCF
- a CDS encoding methylenetetrahydrofolate reductase — translated: MSFKDTLESGKFVVTAEVGPPKGTDISVMKHDMELLKGKLDAVNVTDNQSAVMRICSLAVCKLVLEHGLEPILQMTCRDRNRIALQSDLLGASVLGIRNVLCMTGDHVSAGDHKSARPVYDIESVQLLQVVNALNNGKDMSGNDLKGATSFFQGAVVTPESNPLEPQLMKFEKKVKAGANFFQTQAIYNIDKFKEFMAFARQFPVKVMAGLVVLKSAGMANFLNNFVPGIKVPQDLIDEMKAAGKEKALDTGLNITARHIRQLKDEKICDGVHIMAIGMEDKVPTILERAGLL